In Musa acuminata AAA Group cultivar baxijiao chromosome BXJ2-3, Cavendish_Baxijiao_AAA, whole genome shotgun sequence, the following proteins share a genomic window:
- the LOC135607646 gene encoding uncharacterized protein LOC135607646, translated as MAMEEPLLSSPTSSSSLATTPPVLIRVTTILTLAAISLWANYEASRSVDISVVNSAYGSRAGRLFDLKFASNGRAHRIIHHASQFVEQVLYPDEGYPRKPINHITLRLASDDDLPFLTSVSPGFDAGDYTIRLSPILMSAADADAAVAAAVHRAVAKLWLWDGQRTAPESLLEAAAEYLAMAAGFGSRPNIAYVVALESNGTRWSAEFLQYCEAKRNGFVAGLNRGMQERWTEITADEAFGSPVRQVYAAYRSAPPGRIMESSDSTTDSVEARLSM; from the coding sequence ATGGCCATGGAGGAGCCACTCCTCTCATctcccacctcctcctcctccttagctACCACCCCGCCCGTCCTCATCCGAGTAACAACGATCCTCACGCTCGCCGCCATCTCCCTCTGGGCAAACTACGAAGCCTCCAGGAGCGTCGACATCTCCGTCGTCAATTCCGCTTATGGTTCTCGCGCAGGCCGCCTGTTCGACCTCAAGTTCGCCTCCAACGGCAGAGCCCACCGTATCATACACCACGCGAGCCAATTCGTCGAGCAGGTTCTTTACCCCGATGAAGGGTATCCTCGCAAGCCGATCAACCACATAACGCTGCGTCTCGCCAGCGACGACGACCTCCCCTTCCTCACGTCGGTCAGCCCAGGCTTTGACGCCGGGGATTACACCATCCGTCTCAGCCCAATTCTCATGTCGGCAGCCGACGCCGACGCCGCTGTGGCCGCAGCGGTGCACCGGGCGGTCGCCAAGCTCTGGCTGTGGGACGGCCAGCGCACGGCTCCGGAGTCACTCCTGGAAGCCGCAGCTGAGTACCTCGCCATGGCAGCAGGCTTCGGTTCGAGGCCTAACATCGCCTACGTTGTCGCCCTCGAATCTAACGGAACACGCTGGTCTGCTGAATTCCTACAGTACTGCGAAGCCAAGCGCAACGGGTTCGTCGCGGGGTTGAACCGAGGAATGCAAGAAAGGTGGACTGAGATCACGGCGGACGAGGCGTTTGGCTCGCCGGTCCGGCAGGTATACGCCGCCTATAGGTCGGCGCCACCAGGTCGCATCATGGAATCCTCTGATTCCACGACGGATTCGGTGGAGGCGAGGCTGTCCATGTGA
- the LOC135581400 gene encoding uncharacterized protein LOC135581400 isoform X1, which produces MPGPRMKRKSDKGCVRLHNVHARHRSSKKSENSPSEINTEVDASIQIHHDGNLSNTISSRMEQSGCDSTITGFDGASAELLNLSSSPPDPLSTERMLQSSSSTAIAPELETIFSPNFEDGDSQLNSTNHGYEVQNENPGLPNLVADEGDDGNSGFSDYQACSLLDFCFSESAPSLPFDDSMDFTDVSCHHYEFTTSDILTDVAERYMMLPFLGRNTETSGAHDNESIQEIMMNSNDAYLATHQESDMNYLSGDLGEIECLNPQLVFRTSPDLSREVSSSCPTLLQKETQGKPITLVLDLDETLVHSTLEYCDDADFTFPVFFNMKEHTVYVRRRPFLQMFLERVAQMFEIVIFTASLSIYASQLLDILDPDNKIISGRIYRESCIFSDDTYTKDLSILGVDLAKVVIIDNSPQVFRLQVNNGIPIKSWFDDPSDHALVQLLPFLETLVDAEDVRPIIANRFSNKEQQQFV; this is translated from the exons ATGCCAGGACCGAGAATGAAGAGAAAATCAGACAAGGGATGTGTAAGATTGCACAATGTCCATGCTCGTCACAGGTCATCTAAGAAATCAGAAAACTCACCATCGGAAATCAACACAGAGGTGGACGCTTCTATTCAAATTCATCATGATG GAAACCTTTCAAACACAATTAGTTCTCGTATGGAACAATCAGGGTGCGACTCTACGATAACAGGTTTTGATGGAGCCTCTGCTGAATTGCTAAACTTGTCTTCATCTCCACCGGATCCTTTATCTACTGAAAGAATG CTGCAGAGTTCAAGCTCAACCGCAATAGCACCAGAGTTAGAAACAATTTTCTCACCTAATTTCGAGGATGGTGATTCCCAGTTGAATTCAACTAATCATGGTTATGAAG TTCAGAATGAAAATCCTGGATTGCCTAATCTCGTTGCGGATGAAGGAGATGATGGAAACTCTGGGTTCAGTGATTATCAAGCTTGCAGTTTATTGGACTTCTGCTTCTCAGAGAGTGCTCCATCTTTACCTTTTGACGATAGCATGGATTTTACCGATGTTTCTTGCCATCATTACGAGTTTACTACTTCTGACATACTGACTGACGTGGCGGAGAGGTATATGATGCTGCCATTCCTTGGGAGGAACACAGAAACTAGCGGTGCTCATGATAATGAATCAATTCAAGAAATCATGATGAACTCCAATGATGCATACTTGGCAACTCATCAAGAATCTGACATGAATTATCTATCTGGTGATTTGGGAGAAATAGAATGCCTGAATCCACAGCTAGTTTTTCGAACTTCACCTGATTTATCTCGGGAAGTTTCATCGAGTTGTCCTACTCTATTGCAAAAGGAAACACAAGGGAAGCCCATAACTCTTGTCCTTGATTTAGATG AAACTCTTGTTCATTCTACACTTGAGTACTGTGATGATGCTGATTTCACCTTTCCGGTTTTCTTTAACATGAAAGAGCATACCGTATATGTAAGACGGAGGCCTTTTCTACAAATGTTCCTCGAGAGAGTGGCTCAGATGTTTGAAATTGTTATTTTCACAGCTAGTCTAAGCATATATGCTTCTCAGCTACTTGACATTTTGGATCCAGACAACAAAATAATTTCTGGGCGCATTTATCGTGAATCATGCATATTCTCTGATGATACCTATACAAAGGACCTAAGTATTTTGGGGGTTGACCTGGCAAAAGTTGTCATAATCGACAATTCCCCACAG GTTTTCCGGTTGCAAGTTAATAATGGCATTCCAATCAAGAGTTGGTTTGATGATCCATCGGACCATGCTTTAGTTCAATTACTCCCTTTCCTCGAGACCCTGGTCGATGCTGAGGATGTTCGTCCGATTATTGCAAACAGGTTCAGCAACAAAGAGCAACAACAGTTTGTTTGA
- the LOC135581400 gene encoding uncharacterized protein LOC135581400 isoform X2: MPGPRMKRKSDKGCVRLHNVHARHRSSKKSENSPSEINTEVDASIQIHHDGNLSNTISSRMEQSGCDSTITGFDGASAELLNLSSSPPDPLSTERMSSSSTAIAPELETIFSPNFEDGDSQLNSTNHGYEVQNENPGLPNLVADEGDDGNSGFSDYQACSLLDFCFSESAPSLPFDDSMDFTDVSCHHYEFTTSDILTDVAERYMMLPFLGRNTETSGAHDNESIQEIMMNSNDAYLATHQESDMNYLSGDLGEIECLNPQLVFRTSPDLSREVSSSCPTLLQKETQGKPITLVLDLDETLVHSTLEYCDDADFTFPVFFNMKEHTVYVRRRPFLQMFLERVAQMFEIVIFTASLSIYASQLLDILDPDNKIISGRIYRESCIFSDDTYTKDLSILGVDLAKVVIIDNSPQVFRLQVNNGIPIKSWFDDPSDHALVQLLPFLETLVDAEDVRPIIANRFSNKEQQQFV, translated from the exons ATGCCAGGACCGAGAATGAAGAGAAAATCAGACAAGGGATGTGTAAGATTGCACAATGTCCATGCTCGTCACAGGTCATCTAAGAAATCAGAAAACTCACCATCGGAAATCAACACAGAGGTGGACGCTTCTATTCAAATTCATCATGATG GAAACCTTTCAAACACAATTAGTTCTCGTATGGAACAATCAGGGTGCGACTCTACGATAACAGGTTTTGATGGAGCCTCTGCTGAATTGCTAAACTTGTCTTCATCTCCACCGGATCCTTTATCTACTGAAAGAATG AGTTCAAGCTCAACCGCAATAGCACCAGAGTTAGAAACAATTTTCTCACCTAATTTCGAGGATGGTGATTCCCAGTTGAATTCAACTAATCATGGTTATGAAG TTCAGAATGAAAATCCTGGATTGCCTAATCTCGTTGCGGATGAAGGAGATGATGGAAACTCTGGGTTCAGTGATTATCAAGCTTGCAGTTTATTGGACTTCTGCTTCTCAGAGAGTGCTCCATCTTTACCTTTTGACGATAGCATGGATTTTACCGATGTTTCTTGCCATCATTACGAGTTTACTACTTCTGACATACTGACTGACGTGGCGGAGAGGTATATGATGCTGCCATTCCTTGGGAGGAACACAGAAACTAGCGGTGCTCATGATAATGAATCAATTCAAGAAATCATGATGAACTCCAATGATGCATACTTGGCAACTCATCAAGAATCTGACATGAATTATCTATCTGGTGATTTGGGAGAAATAGAATGCCTGAATCCACAGCTAGTTTTTCGAACTTCACCTGATTTATCTCGGGAAGTTTCATCGAGTTGTCCTACTCTATTGCAAAAGGAAACACAAGGGAAGCCCATAACTCTTGTCCTTGATTTAGATG AAACTCTTGTTCATTCTACACTTGAGTACTGTGATGATGCTGATTTCACCTTTCCGGTTTTCTTTAACATGAAAGAGCATACCGTATATGTAAGACGGAGGCCTTTTCTACAAATGTTCCTCGAGAGAGTGGCTCAGATGTTTGAAATTGTTATTTTCACAGCTAGTCTAAGCATATATGCTTCTCAGCTACTTGACATTTTGGATCCAGACAACAAAATAATTTCTGGGCGCATTTATCGTGAATCATGCATATTCTCTGATGATACCTATACAAAGGACCTAAGTATTTTGGGGGTTGACCTGGCAAAAGTTGTCATAATCGACAATTCCCCACAG GTTTTCCGGTTGCAAGTTAATAATGGCATTCCAATCAAGAGTTGGTTTGATGATCCATCGGACCATGCTTTAGTTCAATTACTCCCTTTCCTCGAGACCCTGGTCGATGCTGAGGATGTTCGTCCGATTATTGCAAACAGGTTCAGCAACAAAGAGCAACAACAGTTTGTTTGA
- the LOC135581400 gene encoding uncharacterized protein LOC135581400 isoform X3, with protein sequence MSMLVTGHLRNQKTHHRKSTQRWTLLFKFIMMIEFNATGNLSNTISSRMEQSGCDSTITGFDGASAELLNLSSSPPDPLSTERMLQSSSSTAIAPELETIFSPNFEDGDSQLNSTNHGYEVQNENPGLPNLVADEGDDGNSGFSDYQACSLLDFCFSESAPSLPFDDSMDFTDVSCHHYEFTTSDILTDVAERYMMLPFLGRNTETSGAHDNESIQEIMMNSNDAYLATHQESDMNYLSGDLGEIECLNPQLVFRTSPDLSREVSSSCPTLLQKETQGKPITLVLDLDETLVHSTLEYCDDADFTFPVFFNMKEHTVYVRRRPFLQMFLERVAQMFEIVIFTASLSIYASQLLDILDPDNKIISGRIYRESCIFSDDTYTKDLSILGVDLAKVVIIDNSPQVFRLQVNNGIPIKSWFDDPSDHALVQLLPFLETLVDAEDVRPIIANRFSNKEQQQFV encoded by the exons ATGTCCATGCTCGTCACAGGTCATCTAAGAAATCAGAAAACTCACCATCGGAAATCAACACAGAGGTGGACGCTTCTATTCAAATTCATCATGATG ATTGAATTTAATGCTACAGGAAACCTTTCAAACACAATTAGTTCTCGTATGGAACAATCAGGGTGCGACTCTACGATAACAGGTTTTGATGGAGCCTCTGCTGAATTGCTAAACTTGTCTTCATCTCCACCGGATCCTTTATCTACTGAAAGAATG CTGCAGAGTTCAAGCTCAACCGCAATAGCACCAGAGTTAGAAACAATTTTCTCACCTAATTTCGAGGATGGTGATTCCCAGTTGAATTCAACTAATCATGGTTATGAAG TTCAGAATGAAAATCCTGGATTGCCTAATCTCGTTGCGGATGAAGGAGATGATGGAAACTCTGGGTTCAGTGATTATCAAGCTTGCAGTTTATTGGACTTCTGCTTCTCAGAGAGTGCTCCATCTTTACCTTTTGACGATAGCATGGATTTTACCGATGTTTCTTGCCATCATTACGAGTTTACTACTTCTGACATACTGACTGACGTGGCGGAGAGGTATATGATGCTGCCATTCCTTGGGAGGAACACAGAAACTAGCGGTGCTCATGATAATGAATCAATTCAAGAAATCATGATGAACTCCAATGATGCATACTTGGCAACTCATCAAGAATCTGACATGAATTATCTATCTGGTGATTTGGGAGAAATAGAATGCCTGAATCCACAGCTAGTTTTTCGAACTTCACCTGATTTATCTCGGGAAGTTTCATCGAGTTGTCCTACTCTATTGCAAAAGGAAACACAAGGGAAGCCCATAACTCTTGTCCTTGATTTAGATG AAACTCTTGTTCATTCTACACTTGAGTACTGTGATGATGCTGATTTCACCTTTCCGGTTTTCTTTAACATGAAAGAGCATACCGTATATGTAAGACGGAGGCCTTTTCTACAAATGTTCCTCGAGAGAGTGGCTCAGATGTTTGAAATTGTTATTTTCACAGCTAGTCTAAGCATATATGCTTCTCAGCTACTTGACATTTTGGATCCAGACAACAAAATAATTTCTGGGCGCATTTATCGTGAATCATGCATATTCTCTGATGATACCTATACAAAGGACCTAAGTATTTTGGGGGTTGACCTGGCAAAAGTTGTCATAATCGACAATTCCCCACAG GTTTTCCGGTTGCAAGTTAATAATGGCATTCCAATCAAGAGTTGGTTTGATGATCCATCGGACCATGCTTTAGTTCAATTACTCCCTTTCCTCGAGACCCTGGTCGATGCTGAGGATGTTCGTCCGATTATTGCAAACAGGTTCAGCAACAAAGAGCAACAACAGTTTGTTTGA